The sequence CCTATAATTCTATGAGATAAAACTATCTGCTGTGATATTTCTTGTGCACTTCTTTAAATAACGAGAGGGAGTAACCTTCGGACGGAACCTTAGGTGTGCCCTCTCATCGTGATGCGTGCATCATAGCTCATTTCCCATGGAATTTCTTATGAACTTCTTTTAATTGAGGATTCGTGACGTGTGTATATATTTGGGTTGTTGAAAGATCCTTATGCCCCAGCATCTCCTGCACACTCCTCAAATCCGCCCCATTGCGCAGTAAGTCCGTCGCGAAGGAGTGGCGCAGGGTGTGTGGCGAAGGATTCGAGAGTATGCCGGCCTCAAGGGCATATCGCTTCACGATGCGGTAGATCATATTTGCGGATATCCTGAATCGCTCACCCGGCGGCATCTCGAACGTGGCTTTCTGCAGATGACTGATGAAGAGCGGAGTGAGATGATCGAGTCTCGCTTCGAGGTATGCCTTCAGCGCGGTGCAGGCGGCGTCAGACAGAAAAACTACGCGCAGTTTTCCTCTCTTTCCGCGAACGCTGATTTCCTTGGTCTTAAAGTTCAGGTCAGTGCGGTTGAGAGAGCGCAACTCTGCGAGACGCATGCCGGTAGAGAAGAAGAGCTCCAAAATCGCCTTATCTCGCTTGCCCTCGCGGGTAGTGGTATCAGGAGAAGAGAGGAGGAGTGCGAGGTCATCGGCGAAGAGCACCTTGACCTTGCGCTGTTCCTCTTTGAAGCGCTGGATGCGATCAGGAGGAAGCACGTCCATTTCTTCTTCTTGAATAAGGTAACGCAAGAAAGCCCGCAGTATTGTCAAATGATGATTCTTTGTACGGATAGAGAGTTCACGTCCATTACGGGCTCGAAATGAGTGAAGCGCCGTCTTATAGATACGGATCGTCTGCTTACTGAAGAGGAGGGGACTTTCGATTTGAGAGAGCTTCAAAAGAAGATCAAGGGATTGCCTGTAGGACCGGATCGTAAGAGGAGACTTATTCTGCTCCGCCTGGAGGAAAGTAAGATAGCGGTCAATGGCCTGAGCAAGTGTCGTTGGATGGCTCATCGAGCGGGGGAGAGG is a genomic window of Candidatus Peribacter riflensis containing:
- a CDS encoding putative Tyrosine recombinase xerD, with product MSHPTTLAQAIDRYLTFLQAEQNKSPLTIRSYRQSLDLLLKLSQIESPLLFSKQTIRIYKTALHSFRARNGRELSIRTKNHHLTILRAFLRYLIQEEEMDVLPPDRIQRFKEEQRKVKVLFADDLALLLSSPDTTTREGKRDKAILELFFSTGMRLAELRSLNRTDLNFKTKEISVRGKRGKLRVVFLSDAACTALKAYLEARLDHLTPLFISHLQKATFEMPPGERFRISANMIYRIVKRYALEAGILSNPSPHTLRHSFATDLLRNGADLRSVQEMLGHKDLSTTQIYTHVTNPQLKEVHKKFHGK